The genomic window gttTTATTAGTAAAATTCCAAAGAATTTAAATGAAGTGTCGTCTAGATAAGTATGATTATGATCGATGATAGCAACAACGTCATATCGACACTACTTTGAAAACAAttcataggtacctaatgtcaCGTTGATATTCAAAGTTGAAAAATTGTAAATCTGTATGTATATCATACGTACCTAGTTAATATATTGAGTTTTTCCTTTGCTTAACAGTACCTACATGATACGACTTTATACATTTACCATATCAAAATTGTCAGTTTGCAGTGCTTTAATATTTTTGGTAGGTATGTTTTATCTCATAGTAACATCTTATGTTCAACAATAATCTTGGACatagctaaataaatattgctCCAAAATtcgaaattaaatttaaatttttcatttattatatTGTGGTAGGTATACGTACCTACTAAATAAAATCCGCAGTGGGAAACCGCGTATCTGACTGTGCCAGATAGTCTGCGAACAGGGAGAGATGGCGGGAGATCGTGCGAAGATCCGTGTCCGCTACTGCCGATGCGAACAcctcaacgtgaccacgaccgctctgtcaagagcgatACGACAGAGAAGAAGGTACAGAGAGACAGGCAGGTAGACGACAGAAGGACAGAGAGGTAGGTAGAAGGTAGGTATAGGGAGaggtaaggtaggtaggtaggtaattatgcATATGGTATATGCCGACTGAAAGTAGATCATCACTACTAGCATGTTGTACTTAACACTTAAATGAGGTTGTCATATAGTTTTCATACATAAAACTGTTGGAGCAATCACCCAGCGAGCGGGTGAAAAAGGGTAGAAGAAGGAAAAACAACAAGAGGACAACGCACTTTCACTACAAGTTCATTCAAGTGATTTCATTTCGAGAGGGCTTCTGAATTCGTCGCAATAAAATCATATCGACGACCTTGCGCCGTTGGCTGATTAGATCGAACAACCTAAGGTCGCACTATCTCTCAAGTAGGTGGCGTCATAACCTCACGACTTGAGATGAGCCCTTTAGGGAAGGGAAATTATTGGGATTTAATGTTCCTGGGCTTGGCATCATTATTTATTCACTAAAACGGGACCTAATCGCGTATAGAAAACTcctcttctccgagaccacggggacaacgccgccCTCAAAACGTCGTCAGTGCCTAATTTCAAAACTTAATTATACGCGATTACCTAAGTCCCttattagtaaataataatgagtaaaaatcgtgaaagtctAAAACAATGAGCTGAGGGTCCCATTGTCGGACAAAGGCAACTCGCCATAATTAAAACATCTAGCCGTTCAGATGACTATTAAAAGGCcttcatcgtcatcatcatcataggccttttcgtctattggagacgatttatggtgtaacaccggagaaacaccgtttttggtggctgaatagaccgatgCGAGACCGACATGGTCTACCACAGGTCTGACAAGAGAAGGTTGCGGAAACCGGTACTGAGACACCTTGTCGTCGGTTTAgatagatggcgccagcatagttTTAACGTCTCTAGTTTCATTCTATGAAATTTGGCTGACTATGGAAATAGTCATGTGAGATTTCGTACCACTGTCACCCCGATAAATTTGTATCTTTTCATtaggcgtttgtcgatgtacgataaCATCATAGTTTAGGCCCCCTGATGACATTTCCACCAGATCCATGAAAGATCCCGAGATTCAGCCATTCACTAGTTAATCCTTATCTTCGGCGTGTAAAAGATTACCTGCACCTAATCAGGTTCAGTAGCTACAGCGCCTCGCACACAAGTGCTTGTGAACAATGTTACAGACATACATACATCGGTGACGACGAGAATTGTAGTGTTTGGTTTTATTATACAATTTAATAAAGTGGAAAATGAGTGCGTCGAAAAAGAGTTATGTGCCGTTTTGGAGACAGGTACCTAgagattaattttttttatagttaccTGTATTTAGTTTGCACACAAATTTGACGTATTTGTAACGATATTTTATGATCCCGAAATTTAAAGAACCAATTTCCTTCTTTTTTACTCAATGTTGATATATGTAGTATCTAAtacgtaataggtacctatacttgaAATACTTTACctataaatacttaatttattaCCTATCTCTACATAGACCccgttttaaataaatttaaaaatatcccAATTACCGTCatagtctatgaaaaatggtaacggagtggaaataaaaatattgggaAATTTTGTTCTCGGAAGCTCGTGATTCTATTTGCATGTATTTCTAGCTGTAGATTATAGGTATTTTACATGAGaacaattaaaaactaaatttcatcACATACAAAAAGCTCCACTCTGTCACATTTTTGGAGACAAGAAAAATTGGGGGaggggtataaggagacctcacgtgtattttttacagtgaatgaaactaagaaaaaaatatcgacCACATGAGTGACATGAGTTACAAAagtactttttctcggtttcgttaaacgtAAATCTTCACTTCGCATTTCAAATTAGCCAGTCTATTTTACGATATTTTGGAGCGCATGGTCGACTcaataaatttcaaaaaaatacacgtgaggttatgtggggaAAAGGGGGGAGGGGTTAGATAAAAATCCCACCGATATAAATATTCAGAGAgtattttcatagaaagtaatttatttttgttcttAGAACCTCACTAAATACGAGTATCTCGCGTGATTAATTTTGTGCACAAGAGGGGCTTATTAGGCTGCTATTAACATAGATACTACTTAAAATCACAATCAACGATAACAATCGGATTCATCTTATCTCTGATTGGTTTTATTCAGGGCCACGACATTACAACGAAAGCGTTGATTTCTTTTTACATACATTTgtaatgaaataattaattgCATAAAAGAAAGCCATGAAAGAAGTAAATGttctaagaacaaattaaattaatttctattaaatattttaatttgtgttatttcaaGTAGGCACACTACTATTTAAATTACAAACCCATTTCGACCCATGCCACCGTGATTGAGTGGCCGAGCGGTTCATGCATCTGTCGCGTAAAcggaggacgctggttcgattccaacCTAGGACACTGcatggaggccttggtcactttttccttcgtatatgacatttatttcggaAAGTAAATGTTCTTCGCATGTTGCCTAGATTTTTTGCAGTTTCAATTTATTGGTTCATAAAAGCAATGGGCCAACTGCCATTACAAAAACCGTACAAAAACCATTGCggaaaaaaacggcaaaaaatatcacgtttgttgtatgggagcctcacttacctaaatatttaattatatataatttgtttttagtatctgttgttatagcggcaacataaatacatcatctgtgaaaatttcaactgctcagctaccacggttcatgagatacagcctggtgacagacagacggacagacggacagcggagtcttagtaatagggtcctgtttttaccctttgggtacggaaccctaaaaatcagaaATGTGAATCAAAATCTGAAATTCCTATTcgcatatataataataattatcgtcaataatatattattatatctgaGATTCACCAATGCTCGTTACTTTATCTTATTGAGCCATTATGTCTTATGATAAGAGCTACTCACTTTAATTCCCGTTTGATTGGCATGTgcaaagatttttttataattgtcgCTTGGATTATCTTCTTTTTATAATTATCTTCAGCAGTGAAGCGCTGAATAAAAGTCATATCCGGATCGCGACCGCAGCAGCTTTAAGGatggctcacgctagaccgggccgtgccggCTATgccggctgatcggtgatcacgtggcgtggttccatagaaaactaagcgccggaagctccggccccggcccggtctagcgtgagtgaAATTAAATAGTGATTTTGTTAAATTCCAGTGCTTTCTCACGGCAAGCGTGGCAGTCAATATCACGGGGCACGGCTGCGTCATCGGCTACTCCGCGATCCTGATCCCCAGCCTCAGGAACCCTGACTCTCACATCAAGGCCACGCCCAGCCAAGAATCATGGATAGGTAGGTTATCTTCTAGCTAGAGTTGTCTCTACTTTTGTCAGGGTTCTTGCTTGCATTCCTCAAAATCCTCAAACTTAACTTGATGGTACTCCACCATCCCGAACCGCTGccagtaggtacttaagttgTTAGGTTTTAGGACAGAGCGACCCTTAAGAAACTCGAATAAATGAGAGTTCGAGCACTGGGGCCTAATTGTTGCAAGTTTTGATGCTTGCAGACATCGGTAGATTAGATACATTTGTATCAAGTACGAGCAATGCAATCCGCTCATTTTTTCTATGTTGTTTTATGTAGTTTTTGTATGGTGTACTTATATATCTATGTTCTTGTTGATGTGTGTTGTATGACCTAAGCATAATCCAGGTCTAATCAAGGcaatacgtacctacctattgagcTAGATATTAACAAACCACACATTATCTGTTTATTCAATTGGGACTACTTACGGTCTCTGCTTGCCTAGAGATTATTATCTGAATCTTCGCAATTGCTATCGGCTTTAGATTAAATACTCAAACTCAGTCATTTCATGATACAGATTACGAACTGTTTAAATACCTATTTCCTTTTTCTTTTCAGCGTCCATCATCGGCTTTGCTCTAATTGTGGGCAACGTCATCGTTACTCCTCTCATGGATTTAATCGGCAGAAAAAAATGCCACATCGTCTCCACTATACCTATCTTGACAGGATGGTTCCTGTTACTCCTGGCTGACAGCGTCCAAGCCATAATCCTGGCCAGATTCCTACAAGGCGTATCCATGGGATTACTAGGGCCTTTAGGCTCGATTATCATAAGTGAAATGACGGATCCAAAGAACAGAGGGGCCTTCTTGACTTGTGTGTCATTATCGTTGACTATTGGAGTCATGTTCACGCATACCATCGGGACTATCTTGAGCTGGCAACAAACTGCCTTGATCTGCTCTTTTATAACCTTTATAAGCTTAAATATGATTATATTCACTACAGAAACACCGTCGTGGTTGATagctaaaggaaaatacaaGGAAAGCAAAGAAGTGTTCTTCTATCTACGCGGCGAAGGCCCCGAGCAAGAAGACGAGCTAGAACACATGATGACAGCTCAGAAAATGATTCGGAAATCCAGCGTTGTGGGTCAGAAACTATCCTTTTGCACAAAAACTAGAAGATTGTTCAGATACCTAGGAAGATCGTTCAAGAAGCCCGAATTTTATAAACCAGTGGCTATTATGTTCCACTTATACACGTTATTCCAATTCGCTGGGATTAACGTCATCAGTTCTTACGCCATGGATATCATCGGACAATTAGTGGGTCCTGAAGCGAATGCTGCGCTATTCATGGTTCTTCTAGATTGTCAGAGACTCGTGTGTAACGTCTTAGCTGTGTTTGTGATGCAGAAGTGCAACCGAAGGACTGTTCTCTTTTCTATGGGATTCATATGCGTTACTGCATATTTATGTAAGGGTACATACACGCTCGCTAAACAGAACGATTGGCTACCTAGTTATTTACAAAATCAATACGTTCCTATATTTTTAATAGGGATGTACATGTTTTCTCTAACCGTTGGCATATCATCTGTCCCATTTGCGATATCTGGAGAAATATTTCCTTTAGAATACAGAGGGTTGGGTGGTGGTATTGGGACGTTGCCTTTATCGTTGAATTTCTTTTTGGCTGTGAAATGTTTCCCAGTTTTGTCTGGAGCTATTGGTCTCCCGTACACGTACTACGTGTACGGTGGGGTGGTGTTTTACTGCCTGAGTGTTTTATGGTTTATTCTTCCTGAGACCAAAGGTAGGACTCTTCAAGAGATTGAGGATGAGTTAAGAGGAAAAGGTATGCATGACGAGAGGAGAGAGTCGGAGCCTCTAAACGGCAATATGCTGATGCGACGGTACAGTTCACAAATCATCATTCATTAagaccaggggcgtattttgaaatttggcgccccgggccaatacgtttcggcgccccagaagtcaaggaagaaaaacaaaatgcaatccgtcAGGGGCTGCATATACTTCCCCTGGGGGTTGGCAGCCcaggccatggcccggatggccctagggtaaatacgcccctgattaATCCCTTTAGTTAGATTTGTAAATACAAAAACTCCTGTCCTCATGGCATGGATGGACTGAATTTTGAAGCCTAGACATCTTAGTTTGGGATATATTGTTGAATGATGTTGTTATGTAATATTAATTAGATTATGTAAAcgtaaacaataaaatattatgtaactATCCCTATTGTTTCAGTGCCAATATTGCCTATATAAGTACATTTCGGTAACGAACATTATTTAACTATAAACTgatataaatgtcatatactaagaaaaagtgaccaaggccccCTGCCGTGacagcagaggacgctggttcgattccagcctggggcactttttcttagtacctatatgacatttatttcagtttataatttatatagtaggtagtgtttctacttgaaataaaaaaaattaaaatattttctgaaaatattttttttgttctaatacttctaatagtaccgtaaaatggggtgagtagggtcaaaactgaaattcaaacctcgataacattttatttttacatatgaaatctgaatggtgtatataataagtattccggacgtttgtattttagtttttattttattttgggtagttccatttcataattttgaggataaagaggaaaacccacctcaccccgtagtgcctcgtatttggggtgagaggggttttcatacaaaggtgattttggaagtggaagtgttggatcgatttttttttattatgcgtattactatagctccattttaaattggaatacattatttttgtagcagtagccttaaaatcccttctcatccccctctcaaaccttctctccccattcataacccacctctcccggctctccccgcgaaacctactcaccccgttttacggtaatatTTAACTATTTCTCATTCTAATACCCCTTAGCAGTTTTAGCACGCCTTTTAACCTCTTGTCTGTGTATGATAAGGATCGTAGCTGAATTTTCAATTATGTCTGCTCTATACTACAGCACAATTAAGgattgaacccacgatttttgaccaccgatTATGAAAAGTTAAAGCCATTTTTTCCAGgatgtttaaattaaaaaaaatacgtctATCATTTTCATGTAGTGCATTGGCCATTGTCCAGTAAACAAGGTAGTAGGAAATAACAGAACAAGAGTATAAAGATATACTTTATTTGATTTAGATTTCAGGGTGAAGTAACTGTCCTTTCGATGAAAATTCCATCTCAGATAACTCTGATTAGCCTCAATCCACGAATATGTAGAAACTCATACCTCGCATATACCTAAGTATAGAATactcttacacatttattaGAGTATAATTTCTGCAAACCAAGATTCAAGGTACCTAGTCCAAGATTCTGACGTCACAGTTAGAAGAAAAAGGATCttaattttctactaaaaaggACATCGACGAGGGTGAATATCCCAAGCAATAAAATTTGATGGCAAGACTGAAAACGCTGGTGCAGAAAGTCAAAATAGTcatatactatttttttttggaaacatCTCTTAGCTATCGACCTTGGGCaataactaatattaaaatatgaaataatttaatcattgaaaaaaaaagataaaggcCCAATTTTTCATTCAGGTGGGTTGTCCGGAACCCAGTTATTCTTGTTTAATGCCGCATAACTCTAAAACTATACAagatatcaaattagtttttagtTCATTATAATACCATATCAATAAAGAACCCTTTAAAATATTACTTGCTTACTAACTCTTTAATAAACCCCCTTATTATGCGTAAAGAAATTTGTCCGGCAAAATAATCCTTATTACCGCGGACAAATTTCGTCGACGGTTATTGGCTAAGTTTGATTTCGTACGCCCCCCCGCCTCTTGCGCACTTTGAGAGTCAGTTGTGCCGCGGCTCTCACCGCAAGAAGACGTCGACGTGATGCCGAATAGATCCGCTACACACGTGAGTCATGTCATTTCGATGTTACGGggacaaaaaaaatatcattccggAGTTTACTAtatgttttttgtttcatatttgttatttttcaaatatttacagATCGTGTATTTTGTACTTGTGAGTTTAAATGTCGCGATAGTTAAAGAATGTGGGATTtagttattagggttccgtacctcaaaaggaaaaaacggaacccttataggatcactcgtgcgtctgtctgtctgttttataattttatttcacctCGGTTTATCATTCCACCAATTTCATTCCGGTGATTTCGGTGTAGTAAAATGGCTCTAAATGAGTGTGAAGTACCATCGGAAACCATAGATCTTATAAAAGACATCTATTACAAAAGCAAAAGTCGTGTTAAATTAGAGAGACAAggttctgaaataaatatacgtAGAGGCGTTAGACAGGGTGACCCCCTATCACCAAGAATCTTTATAGCAGTCCTCCAAAGCGTGATGAAAACTCTGAACTGGGACAGAAAAGGAATAAATATAAATGGGAAACTTCTCAGTAATCTCCGTTTTGCGGATGACATCATACTTTTTTCTGAAACAGCATCTCAATTAGAAGAAATGATTAATGGCCTAAATGAAGTAAGCAGTGAGATCGGCTTAGAATTAAATACTACCAAGACCCAAGTAATGACGAACCACCATAAAATACCAATAAGTGTTAACAACAATACACTAGAATACGTTCAAAGCTATGTTTACTTAGGCCAACAGGTGTCATTCTCCGCAACAAGAATCGAAGACGAGGTCAAAAGAAGGGTTAACATTACATGGAATAAATTTTGGAGCAATAAAGAAACCCTAAAATCAAAGCTCCCTATGAAGCTCAAGAAAAAAGTTATCGACTCTTGTTTACTACCCTGCCTAACATACGGCTCCCAAACCTggatatataataaaaaaataaaaaataaaattcaagtAAGTCAGAAAGCAATGGAACGGAGTGTACTTAATATAAGATTAAAAGACAGAAAAAGAAACACTGAAATAAGAAATATCACAAAAATAATAGATGCTTTGGAACACTCTAAAAAACTTAAATGGAAATGGGCCGGCCATATAGCGCGCATGGACAAAGAAAAATGGACACAGAGAATAACTACTTGGCAAGGACCAGCAAACAAAAGAAAAAGAGGTAAACCGAGAGAAAAATGGATTGACGAAATTATAAGAAAAGCCGGCAAAGACTGGATCACAAAAGCACAGGATAGACAGGCGTGGAGCAAAATGGAGGAGACCTTTACCCGTTGAGGGGTCCATATTGAAAAACTtgcaattaataattttaataatttaatgtgttaatatatttataaatttagatttttaatAACAGCTTTAACATAATTAGTGATAGAATAATGTAATTGATATATAGAGAATGAAACTTGATTTCTGCATGGAACTACAATTTGTATTAAGTTAATTAATCATGGTTGGACGACAATTTAATAATCAatgtataaatttaataattatgttatgcATGTTAATTAAGTGCTTCATTATGGAAATAAAGAGGctttatatataaaatggctTTAATACCCACCAGAATGAAAATAACACCGGAATGATATCAAAAGTAGCTTCACTTTTGTGTTTAAGTATTATTTGGGGGCACTGCCATGCCCCCGCCAAGTCCGGCAAAATAAGATTCCGGCTGTACCTTGGCGCCAAAAGTTCTGTGTCATCTTCTGTACTAACTGCCATCTGGTAAGTATATTGACTTTTTTGTGTTCGTAATTTAAGTCTGGTCTGGAACACTGACCAAGGGCTCACCCACAAAAAAATGTCCTGGCGTCAGTGGGACTCTTGTGGTACTGTCTATTTCACAAAGAGGACGACTATTTAGACATGCCTCGACCTGGGTCAACAGAGTCGCAAATTCTTCATAAGTCAGTTTAGTACCTATCCTTATTTACTCTGGCtaaatgtcgtttggcagacTGAACTCCCGCTTCCCAGAGGCCTCCGTATGAAGGCATTCTTGAGGGTATGAAGTGCCACGTTGTCCCTTCAGTCGCTAGCAGTTCTGCCACCTCGCTGGCTAAATTGTTTTTCCCAGGTTCGAACATGTATTTCAACTCTTTAGCAGAACCaataaaattggtaccattatcGCTCCAAATATCTTTACAATGGCCTCTGCGCGCAACAAATCTTCTAAAAGCAGCTATGAAAGCTTGTGAAGTTAGATCCGATACAGCCTCAAGATGAATAGCTTTCGTAGCCATGCATACGAACAAACAAATGTATCCCTTGGTCGCATGATGTCCTCGGATTAGATATTCTCATTAAAATAGGTCCAGCATAGTCAACGCCACTATTTAAAAAGGGACGATTTTGGTTAACTGTGACTGTTGGCAGCTGGCCCATGAACTGATTCTTGACTTTAGCTTTGTCTACAACACAGGTCTTGCAATTGTAAATGCATTTTCAAATGGATGACTTTAAGCCGATAACCCAATATTTGGTTTTCACGTAAGTCATCATTAAACGGTTCCAACCATGAAGTGTTCTAGTGTGGGCCTCATTAacaattaattttgtaatatgTTGGTTGCGTGGAATAATAATTGGATGCTTTGTCTCTTCAGACATTGAGGCATTTTGAAGACGTCCTCCCACTCTTAGCAAACCTTTCTCGTCTaagaatggtgcaagtgtgaTTAGGGTACTTCTTTTCTTAACTCTTCCATCTTTCTTCAAATcgtttatatcttttccatatactaaattttgatagAACCTTATACATTGTTCTTCCACTTTTTCCATTTCTTTAACTGTTATGTGTTTATTCTCTTCTAGTTCTCTTTTTATTTCGGTCAACATTCTTCTACAATAAGCTAGCACTCTCTTCATTCGTGACATTGTTGAAAATCTCTCCCATATAGGCTTTTCATCTACAAGTACATGACATGTCGTTTTTGATTCTAATTCTGTTTGTGTAATTTCTCTTTTTGCATATTCAACTTGATCTCTCTTAAGCCATTCTGGCCCACTCCACCACAGATCTTGTGTAGCTAATTCTTGAGCTTTGACTCCTCTTGTCGCGATGTCCGCAGGATTGTCAGCAGATTGCACATGTCTCCAACGATCATTATCTATCAATCGTGTAATATCTGCTGTCCTATTTGCTACAAATGTTTTCCAGCGACTAGGTTGAGATTGCAGCCAAGCTAGTACGACCATTGAGTCcgtccaaaaaaatattttatttttatgaatcttCAGAATTTCTGCGACATCACTGATCAATTCTGCTAATAAGGCTGCACAGAAAGCTCTAATTTTGGAACAGAAAGTTGCTTCAATGGTGCGACTTTAGTTATAGACGCGATCATAGAGACGTGTACTACACTACCTCTAACAACCTTCAAGTACGTCACGGCTGCATAAGCTTGAGTAGATGCATCTGAAAATCCGTGCAGCTCAATGTGATCATCTTCTCGTGTCATGTTTAACCAACGCTGAACCTTGACGTTTTGTAAATGTATCAGTTGTTCCCTATAGCAAATCCACTCGTCTGTCAAGTCCGATGGTAACTCATCATCCCAACCCAGATGACTCAACCATAACTTCTGAATTAAAACTTTAGCAGTTATTATTACAGGTGCTAGCCACCCAAAAGGGTCGAACAGACGAGCAACATCAGAAAGTACAGACCTCTTTGTTATAGGACTTCTCATCTCAGGTAAGTTTACTGTAATTTCAAACGTATGGTCTTGTATATTCCAGGTGAAACCAAGAATCTTTATTATTTTGTCCATTTTGATTTCTAGCGTGTCTCTTGTACTATTGTCTTCTTTCAAATATTCTAAAACTTCATCGGAATTACTAGACCATTTTTGCATTTGAAATCCTCCTCTTCtcattatttctttgatttcTTGGCACATTTTCTTCGTTTCTTCTATGTTTTCATTTCTTACCATTAGATCATCCATGTAAAACGACTTCTTTATTACTGGCGCAGTTTCAGGAAATTCGTGAGCTTCATCGTCGTACTGTACTTTCTACTGTATTGCTTATTTCTATAGGCTTTGTATTGCGGTAACTCAAATGGAAATTCTAAAATTGTACCTATTAAATTTGTGGGACAattttttcgtttttaaatTGAAAGAGCTTGTTATCTCGAGTAGAAGTACCATAAATTGTGCCCATAATTTagtaaaagtggcactttttaaagaaatactcGATATGCTAGATAGAACATGGGCAttcgaaataaattttcggttaattATTGAACTTGGCTGATTTAGGCAGTTCTTAGCATTTTTCTCATTTTAGTGTATAGATATCATTcctgtgtttatttttttcattccgTTGGGGAAAATGTCATTCAGGTGGAGTGTTATATCATTCCTTTGCATACTTATCATTCACGTGCGAGTCATTTTTTTCATTCCGGTGGAAAAATGTCATTCAGGTGGAGTGTTATATCATTCCTGTGTATACTTATCATTCACGTGCGAGTATTTTTTTTGAATCTCCGATAATTCTCAAAGGGCTTAAGATATCAAGTGCTCTGTAAGAGGCTTATCAAAGAACAGTCTGAGG from Cydia splendana chromosome 22, ilCydSple1.2, whole genome shotgun sequence includes these protein-coding regions:
- the LOC134801397 gene encoding facilitated trehalose transporter Tret1-like is translated as MSASKKSYVPFWRQCFLTASVAVNITGHGCVIGYSAILIPSLRNPDSHIKATPSQESWIASIIGFALIVGNVIVTPLMDLIGRKKCHIVSTIPILTGWFLLLLADSVQAIILARFLQGVSMGLLGPLGSIIISEMTDPKNRGAFLTCVSLSLTIGVMFTHTIGTILSWQQTALICSFITFISLNMIIFTTETPSWLIAKGKYKESKEVFFYLRGEGPEQEDELEHMMTAQKMIRKSSVVGQKLSFCTKTRRLFRYLGRSFKKPEFYKPVAIMFHLYTLFQFAGINVISSYAMDIIGQLVGPEANAALFMVLLDCQRLVCNVLAVFVMQKCNRRTVLFSMGFICVTAYLCKGTYTLAKQNDWLPSYLQNQYVPIFLIGMYMFSLTVGISSVPFAISGEIFPLEYRGLGGGIGTLPLSLNFFLAVKCFPVLSGAIGLPYTYYVYGGVVFYCLSVLWFILPETKGRTLQEIEDELRGKGMHDERRESEPLNGNMLMRRYSSQIIIH